GTTCTGGGTCAGCAGTCAGTGCAGGCTTGGTTCCTTTTGCCATTGGGACAGAGACATTGGGTAGTATTGTATCTCCATCTACAAGGAATGGGGTGACAGGTTTACGGCCTACTTTTGGAAGGGTAAGCCGACATGGTGCCATGGCCCTCAGTTGGAGTATGGATAAGATAGGTCCGATGTCCAGGTCAGCCTTGGACAATGCCATCGTCCTTTCTGTGATCAATGGTTTTGATCCTAAGGATAAGAGTACCATTGCCGCGGCATTTAATTACAATGCAAAAAAATCCTTTAAAGACCTGAAAGTTGGGTACTTTGCCCCTTTCTTTGAAGGAGAGCGTGCAACCGATCAGGACAGAAGGGTAGTGGAAGAATTGAAGGCCATGGGTGTGGAGCTGCACCCTTTAGAACTGAAAACTTCTGTAGATGTGCCCTCTATGTTGATCTCGCTATATGTAGAAGGGGCAGCGGCCTTTGATGAACTGACCCGCTTGGACTTGGACGATCTATTGGTAGCCCAGCACCGCAATGCCTGGCCAAACCTGTTCCGCTCTTCCCGCTTTATCCCGGCTGTGGAGTACATTCAGGCCAACCGCTTCCGCAATATCCTGATTGAGGAAATGCATGCCCTGTTTTCTGATTATGATGTGATTGTCACCCCATCCTATGGAGGGAATCAATTGCAGGTAACTAACTTGACCGGACATCCTGCACTCTGTATGCCCAATGGCTTTAACAGTAATGGCAGCCCGGTATCCATTACTTTTTTGGCCAATCTCTTCGATGAAGAAAAATTGATCATATTGGGTCGTGCCTATCAAGAACATACCGAATGGCAGAAAAAAAGACCTCCTTTGTTTGATCAATGAAAATGGACTTTGGGATGGTATTTTAAATTCCAGACAAGATAAAGGGAGAGGCTGTATCATAAATTGATATTCAGATTTATTTACCAAACAAAATTCTGTTTAATGGTTAATTTCTTTGTGACTTAGTGGCTTTGTGGCTAATTATGCCACGAAGGCTCTAAGATACAAAATTTCATTGATTACAAACCAAATAAAATTTTGGCAATTTTTTAAAGCATTGACTTATGAGACAGCCTCTTCCTCTTTTACTATTACCAATACTTGTTTTTAGCCTTCACTTGTCTGGATAGCTCAATTTTAATTCTAGGCAAGCATTAAATCCTTCAAGAATTGTAAATTAAACTCCCAGAACACCTTCTTTTAACATCCTTTCAATAACAATCTCAGCAAACTCAGAGGAGAACTTTTCCAGAGATCTTGGATTGAGGGTTTTGGATTGTGCCGACCAGATCATCAATTCTGATGCAGTATCATAAACATTGATTTCTATGAAATATTTTCGGTCATTGACCACATGGCCCGGAGTCATCATCATGCCATGATTCCAGCCCCAAAATCCTCCAAAGTTAGCCCCCATACCCCAGGCTCCCGGACCCACCATGGGACCAGCCATCATCGTACCTGGAATATACCGCTGTTCATTCTGTACATCAATCAAAGAAACCGTCATGATGGCATCTTTCTGACTTCGTTTGACGACATTGATCATGGCGTTTTTATCCAGGTCCGTACTCATCCAGAAATTGGGCTGAATGGTGGAATTGCTGGTGGTTGAGTTTATTCCCAGCTTATTTAATTTACTCTGAATGTCATTTTCGATGACTTGCCTTTTTGAAATATCACTTAAGACCACTGCCACGAAGAGGTTGTTATAACCATAATTGCTTTTTTCGGGGCTACTCCAGGAGCGGGTAATTTTTGTTGCAGGAGAACATGCAGCAAAAATCAATAATGCAGCAATGACAAAATACGTTTTCATATGATTTTTGAAATTAAGGGGAATTAGGAAAAACAAAGGTTAATTTTTTACCTGATTGACAAAATCAATTTACATTTTTATCTGCATATATTTATCCATTATTGTCAAAATGATTCTAAAAGACTGACCATTGTTTCCATTTTTTAAAGGCATGCCAAATTTTAAAATCTCAGCCTGACGAAAATTTCTCTCATTGACTACTTAGATCTTTATAATCATACGGCATCAAATCCCCGATTTTTTCCCAAGCCATATAACCGTCTAAGTAAAGGTCAAAAGGGTGGAAGTAACTGCCATCTTCAAATAACCTTAGTGCTTTGCCAGTCAAAGTGAATTTGGAAGTTTGAACGGGTAAAGGATTGCCATAAGTAGAAAAAATGAGGTTCCCCCTTCTGGGTGATTTTTTTTGATTCAATAATGGCTTTCGATAGTTCAATTCTTCGCTTTCTTTGTGGAATATTACAAAAAACGGTTCTGAATACGTTAAAAACAAAAAGCCATTCCGGGCCTCTTCTACCAAATCCCCTCTTCTCAAAGTATCCTTTGAAATTTTAACCAATCCTGAGGAGGGAACAGGTAATTATGGCTGATCTGAATTTTGGCTTTATCTTCTTGCCAGAGAGGGTCTATCTTCATTACCACGCCCTCGTCCTGAACCGCAGATAACTTGAGCCTCTTCCAGGGAACTTGGGAAGACCTTGCCCATACTTCGTAAGTTTCTCCTGCTTGGGGAGTAAACTCCAGGCTTCCCATGCCCATATGGGCAGATTCAAACCGAAGGAGGGTATCTTTTTTACTGTTGAGGATCAGACCTTGTACATCCGTTCCCTTACCCATGGCATCAGTAGCTTTGAAACCGATTTTTGAAGCTAAGCCCCTCACCAAATAGCCTCCTTCGGGAAAGAAATTCAAGTTTAATTCCGGTTGCTTTTCCACAAAAGTCCAGCCGTCCCCAAACTCACCCACCCAAAGATTTTTTTCAAAAAATGCTTCCTGACCAAAGTTTCTCATCCATTCTGTGTAAGCCCTTAGCGTGTAGACACCTGGCTTCAGGTCCCTTGGCAGGACTATATCTCCCTGTCCTAATCCATCTTCCAATTTGATAATGATGCGGGATACATAAGGCAGTAATCCGCTTTGTAACAATTCCACATACAAAGGTACCGAATTGGTTCTCGCAGGATTTTCCTGACCTACATCCATCAGGCCATAGGCCTTGATCCAGATGGTATCATTGAGAAAATAATGTGGTTTATCTGTATGCAGGTAAACCTTCTCAAAAGGATAGGTTTGATGATAAGCTTCTATACGCTCTACCAGCTTGTCCATTTGGCTCTGGGCAAAAGAAAAGACCATAGACAGGACAGTTATGGACAAAATCAAAAAGGTTTTTTTCCCCTGTTGCATAGAATTTTATTTTAAACCCTTACAAACATACGAAACATTTAATCGACAAGTTGTGCTGAACTAATTTTTTTCACTTTTATAAATCTGGATTTAAAGTTTGCTTTCCACTGTTAATTCCATTTTGCCATGAAAAGCTTGACCTTTGTCTGAAATAAAAATTTCTTTTTCAAAAAATGCCTGATCACCAAAATTCAAAGAATAAGAAGTGTAGGCCCTCAGTTTATATATTCCGGGTTTAAGTTCCCTGGGTATGACAAAATCCCCTGCACCTCTTCCATCTTTTAATTTGATGATCTTCCTGGATGCAATGGGGATGACACTGGGTTTGATCAATTCCACATACAGGGGAACAGAAGGTGTGGCAGATTCCCTGAAATTTTTATCCGGAGTGGTGACATAGGCCTTGAACCAAATGGTGTCACTTGGAATATAGTAAGGTTTGTCTGTATGTAGAAAAATCTTCTCGTAGGGGAATGCATGACTAAATAAATTGACAATTTCCCCGTAATTTTTTGTGCCTGAGCTAAAAATGTCAAAGCAAAAAATAAAAATGTCAACAGAAGGTTTTTTGTCATTAGAGCGTGATATTTAAAATTTCTTTCCTATTCAGCATTTGTTCTGTGAGTATTCTCAAAAACACAAAATGAAAGATCAATATAAATTCAATTTCAGAAACAAAACATGTGTAAACTATTTTTTGCCAAATTAACTTCTACTTAAAAATCACGTAATAGCCTTGGTGATTGTTGTGCATATGTTGAAATAATTTGTGGACTTTAAAAACATCGCTTTTCTTAAAAAATCAAAAAGCCTGAGAGGAACATTCCTTTCAGGCTTTGAAGGTTGATTCAATGATACCATTATCCAAAGGTTTTCATCGCATGGTGTGCTGCCCTGGCCGCAAATGCCATATAGGTCAGGGATGGGTTTTGGGTAGCGGTGGAAGTCATACTGGCGCCATCTGTGACATACACATTCGGTACGGCATGCAATTGATGGTTGGCATTGAGCAAGGAGGTTTTTGGATCTCTGCCCATGCGTACTCCACCCATTTCGTGGATATCCAAGCCAGGTGCTCTGCGGTCATCACGGGTTTTGATATTGGTGAAGCCTGCCTTTTCAAACATTTCTGTCATTTGTTCCAGGTAATCCTTCACCATTTTTTCGTCATTGTCATCGTATTCTACATTGATCCTAAGCAATGGGATACCCCATTCGTCTTTCTGGTTTGGATCCAAAGCTACATAATTACTTTCCTTAGGGATGGTTTCGCCCATCATATGGGAGCTTATTCCCCATGGACCGTATTTGTCTGGATTTAAAAGATTTTCTTTCAATTCCATTCCTATGCCACTTTGGTCAGCATAAGTTCCTCTATATGCTGAAAAACCTGCAGCATATCCCCTCAAGAAATCAGTTTCCTGTTTGAAGACATTTCTGAACCTTGGAAAATAACCGGATGTTGGTCTTCCCCCCTGGGTGGTATATTCTAAGTGGCCATGGTATTCCGCTGAAATTCCAGCTCTATAATTGTGGAAGGCCACATATTTACCCAACAGACCATTGTCATTTCCCAGTCCATTGGGGAAGCGGTAAGAGGTTGAATTCAAAAGGATCAAGTTGGTATTCAGGGCTGATCCGTTCACGAAAATCACATCCGCAAAATACTCTTCCATTTCTTTAGACTGGGTATCTACAATACGCACCCCGGTAGCTTTGCCTTTGGCTTCATCATAAATGATGGAATGCACCACCGCATTGGTCCTTAAGGTCATGTTACCCGTCTTTTCAGCCCAAGGCAAGGTGGAGGCATTGGCAGAGAAATAGCCCCCAAACGGGCAACCTCTCTGGCAGAGGTTTCTGCTTTGGCATTTTGCCCTGCCTTGCTGCGCGTAATAATCCAAATTTCCTGTTATATGGGCGCATCGGGCCAAAATCATATGCCGGGAGTCCCCATAATGTTTTTTGAGTTGGTACTGAAAATACTTTTCCACCACATTGAGCGGAAATCCAGGGAGAAACTCCCCATCAGGTAAATGGGGCAGCCCGTCTTTATTTCCGGAAACACCTGCAAACTTTTCCACGTGGCTGTACCAAGGGGCAATGTCCTTGTAGCGTATCGGCCAATCCACTGCAAAGCCATCCCTCGCAGGACCTTCAAAATCAAAATCTGACCATCGCTGTACCTGTCTTGCCCAAAGCAGGGATTTTCCACCCACCTGATAACCTCTGATCCAATCAAAGGGCTTTTCCTGCACATAGGGATGCTCTTTATCTTTGACAAAGAAATGTGCTGCATCTTCCCTGAAAGCATAGCAGCGACTGACAATAGGGTTCTCCTTTTGAACTTCCAAAGGAATCTGACCCCGGTGCTCAAATTCATAGGGAAGCATATTGGTAGTGGGGTAGTCTTTGATGTGTTTCACATTCCGGCCCCTTTCAATGACCAGTGTTTTGACCCCATGTTCGCAAAGTTCTTTGGCTGCCCAGCTGCCACTCATTCCAGAACCTATGACGATGGCCTGGAAAGTTCTTTCTTTTACTGCGTCTATATTTAGATTAGCCATTGATTCTCTCTGTTTTAATGTCGGCAATCAGTACTTCTCCCTTGTAATCACCAGGAATCAAGGAATAGGGTTTCACTTCAGTCTGAATGTATTCAGAAAGCATGAAACCTTGGATGGTAAAACGTTTGGTAGTTTCCAGGAATGACCTGATATCCTTTTCATTTTCCTCTTCCGTGGACAAACCGCTCAGGATCAGGTTTTCTTTTTCCTCTTTGGTCAATTTAGAAAAGTTTTTACCGCTCGTTTTCTTGCTAAAACCTTCAAAGGCTTGCAGGCCTTTCATAAAGGCTTGTTGTCCATTTTCGTCCACGCAATCGTTGACCATGACCAAGATAAAGTCCTGCACGCTCAGGTCTGCTGCACCTTTGATATTTCCCGGAGGAATGATGGTGTCGGCTATGCCGGCCAATAATTGCTTGAGGCTAGGGGTAATCTGAAGGTTTTTATAGGCAGCCAGGATATCTTCCTTGGAAAAATCACAGGAAGGTACCAAGACCAGTCCGCCTGTAATCAGAGCAAGACTACGAAGGGCATCTCTTCTTTTCATGGATAGGTTATTAGGGATTGATTTTAAATGAGCAATAAGGTAAAACGTTTTAGGGATTTTTCAAACCACTGATTTATTTAACCAAAAATGAAATTGGATAAAGATTAAAAAATGAACCACGGATGAACGGGATGAACACTGATAAAATGGGGAAAAGAATGATGATTGTCTAAATGAATTCGATCGAGGGAAAAGATTTGAAGATTCCGGACTACTTTTTTTGATCACATATAAATGGGATAAACGCCGATAAAAGGATACATATTTTTTTTAGTCAGATAGAGGATTTAAACAATAATTAGCCGCAGCATGAAGATGAGGGTTAAAGCACAGAAAATGGTCCGCAAGGCGGGATGAATGAGGATATGCCTAGAAAAATAATTTAATCGGTTATTTTATCACGAATTTTAAGAAATATTCAAAGTAACATTAATTTACTAACTTGAAGATAGAAATAAAGAGGTAATGATCCTGAAAGGATCGAACTTTAAATAGCCCCTGGTGAAACCAGGGGATTCAAAAATTCAGGCATTAAGCTTTCCTGACCCTAAAAGGGTCGAACATAAAAGCCTTATTATCAAAAATTTCGATCAATATGAGTTTGACCCCTTTAGGGTCAGGCGTTAACTATAAAAAACCATTTTCAAACCATGGGTTTCACCCATGGCTATTCAAATGTTTGACCCCATTCGGGGTCTAGACTAATTCATTTGGTTGGGACATTTCTAAAATTATCATTAAGCATCAATATTGAAATGGTGGACAAAAGAAACACTAAAATTTTTTCAGTTAGTTTGAGTTCTAATTTATAATTTGGGTTCTAATTAAGGTAAATTTAGTTGGAAATTAATTATCCCTGGTAATAACACCGATTTCTGCAAAGGAAGCCCTCTGCCCATCCGTTGTCCCCAATGCTTTTAGCCGGATATATCTTGCCTCCACCCCATTAAATTTTATTGTTTGCTCAATAGGATTGTTGTAAATATTTGAGAATTCCCCAAGGGCTCTATCTGTCCAGGTCCTGCCGTCCAAACTGCTCTGGAAAGCATACCTATTGATCACTCCCCTCATAAACCTGTTTTGTGGAGGAAGATAAGTAAAGCCATATAAAGTCATCACCTCAGCCAGATCTACGGTCAACTCATTCCCATTGCTCTGCCAAAAGGTGTTGGGATCCTCATCAATGGCTTTTTCCGCATTGGCATCAGTGTGGATAACTTTCCATTTTGCTTTAGGCTTGTCCAGATCTTGTACCAATATCTCACTCAGTTGGCCCGTAGCGGGATCATGGCTAACTGCTCTTATTTGTACCGCTTGATCCAACATGAAGGGTCCCTGATATTTTGGGCTGTTGATTCCCGGATCACTGCCATCCAAGGTATAATAAATATCCACATTGCTTCCGGGAACATTCAAAGTCACTGCTCCCGATTTATCCCTTTTCAATATAGGCTCGATCAGCAATGCAGGGGCACGGTAAACCCCAATTCTGGAAAGGGTAGGGCTTGCTTTTGCATCGGTAATGGTAAACCTCAAAGCATCTGTAGCCACATCCTCAAATCTCAGTATTCGCTTGGCACCAATGGTGGTTCCCCTGTGGATAAGTTCCCAGCCATCAGCCGTTTTTACTTCCAAAGTAAAGCCTTTCACCCTTTGGCCCA
This Cecembia calidifontis DNA region includes the following protein-coding sequences:
- a CDS encoding amidase; this translates as MMLFKNKSKLGLFVLGAGLLSIGFIAGKKAGEITPAAISGAETLIGLAFTPAEKDSMIQNLTNHRNSFERMREQKIENATSPALYFNPLPHGFIPSQEQRAFDWGLPAQVRLPEKENDIAFLSVAELSVLIKNKQISSERLTRIYLDRIKKYADTLECLITLMEEEAIVKAKKMDAELAAGKYRGPLHGIPYGIKDLLAVKGTKTTWGAMPYKDQVIDETATVVEKLEAAGGVLVGKFTLGALAMGDVWYGGVTKNPWNLQQGSSGSSAGSGSAVSAGLVPFAIGTETLGSIVSPSTRNGVTGLRPTFGRVSRHGAMALSWSMDKIGPMSRSALDNAIVLSVINGFDPKDKSTIAAAFNYNAKKSFKDLKVGYFAPFFEGERATDQDRRVVEELKAMGVELHPLELKTSVDVPSMLISLYVEGAAAFDELTRLDLDDLLVAQHRNAWPNLFRSSRFIPAVEYIQANRFRNILIEEMHALFSDYDVIVTPSYGGNQLQVTNLTGHPALCMPNGFNSNGSPVSITFLANLFDEEKLIILGRAYQEHTEWQKKRPPLFDQ
- a CDS encoding MG2 domain-containing protein — translated: MSRSNDKKPSVDIFIFCFDIFSSGTKNYGEIVNLFSHAFPYEKIFLHTDKPYYIPSDTIWFKAYVTTPDKNFRESATPSVPLYVELIKPSVIPIASRKIIKLKDGRGAGDFVIPRELKPGIYKLRAYTSYSLNFGDQAFFEKEIFISDKGQAFHGKMELTVESKL
- a CDS encoding GMC oxidoreductase, yielding MANLNIDAVKERTFQAIVIGSGMSGSWAAKELCEHGVKTLVIERGRNVKHIKDYPTTNMLPYEFEHRGQIPLEVQKENPIVSRCYAFREDAAHFFVKDKEHPYVQEKPFDWIRGYQVGGKSLLWARQVQRWSDFDFEGPARDGFAVDWPIRYKDIAPWYSHVEKFAGVSGNKDGLPHLPDGEFLPGFPLNVVEKYFQYQLKKHYGDSRHMILARCAHITGNLDYYAQQGRAKCQSRNLCQRGCPFGGYFSANASTLPWAEKTGNMTLRTNAVVHSIIYDEAKGKATGVRIVDTQSKEMEEYFADVIFVNGSALNTNLILLNSTSYRFPNGLGNDNGLLGKYVAFHNYRAGISAEYHGHLEYTTQGGRPTSGYFPRFRNVFKQETDFLRGYAAGFSAYRGTYADQSGIGMELKENLLNPDKYGPWGISSHMMGETIPKESNYVALDPNQKDEWGIPLLRINVEYDDNDEKMVKDYLEQMTEMFEKAGFTNIKTRDDRRAPGLDIHEMGGVRMGRDPKTSLLNANHQLHAVPNVYVTDGASMTSTATQNPSLTYMAFAARAAHHAMKTFG
- a CDS encoding gluconate 2-dehydrogenase subunit 3 family protein translates to MKRRDALRSLALITGGLVLVPSCDFSKEDILAAYKNLQITPSLKQLLAGIADTIIPPGNIKGAADLSVQDFILVMVNDCVDENGQQAFMKGLQAFEGFSKKTSGKNFSKLTKEEKENLILSGLSTEEENEKDIRSFLETTKRFTIQGFMLSEYIQTEVKPYSLIPGDYKGEVLIADIKTERING